From Leptotrichia sp. HSP-536, one genomic window encodes:
- a CDS encoding hemagglutinin repeat-containing protein, whose translation MVAYFHRDLTTGDIGYESGQPSVIEGQQVIVNAPNIIQNPIEAGRGKELKNGGAIGRTLLSSTSVGVNKGTNSVNGQIQVSGNTLLSKISNSFGGNSQVNGSTSLNNPVSNGFDRAIQIAGNNSGLKDIKNTGRISVTPILTSAMFTANMNPSSRYLMETRSRYISLGQYFGSDYFTSRVGYSEIWDRTRRLGDAYYENQLLTRSLGEKLGTAFINGKSNQELVKSMIDNAATEGARLGLTVGQELTQEQINNLNKDIVWYVTKEVNGIEVLAPQVYLSKNTRSSISDDTRNRVGGINGTYIETNNFVNNGTKYGNGGMTVVKANTVRNETATNLLSEISGDQTYVNAVGNIENIGGLISGRDLVSVVSQNGDVINRTTTREVGYNNGELDRTRFTDVVSVAEISSKNGPAYIQGKNYTSEGAVTAGNTVRIDASENVNINALKLTGEQKFGRNNDNYGSYSFVNHLQSAVNGTDGVMITSGKDTNISGSQVASLGNVNINAQNINITNVVNNESIESKRVNSGFISTETKANSAYIESNQGSRIFGNNVILDSKKDTNVIASDIMANRDEFGNGGNILITAGDNVNILSDTVSQSSSSTTSKTKSIGSSKGRADGMAQVIQNSSRLSANGGNIVVKSGKDTLIGASELQSTESIGLVAGRNVLVTGFDEKYGESSSKYKGGMFRGGHLYKSNSESEKNQNITNKESVLKAGKDIVVKGENIGIIGSDFDAGKDINVDAKNGIIVKSRNEVYSSENQKNETKLGFFAKGHNLSFEAGIEDKSKSDASATKQIRPDESTLVANGNINLKSGENIYFEGMPQADGTSALTPRTYLLRTLKGELNIRMRARRQGFHLELI comes from the coding sequence ATGGTGGCTTATTTCCATAGAGATTTAACAACTGGGGATATTGGCTATGAATCAGGACAGCCAAGCGTAATTGAAGGACAGCAGGTTATTGTAAATGCTCCAAATATTATACAAAATCCAATTGAAGCTGGACGGGGAAAAGAATTAAAAAATGGCGGTGCAATAGGGAGAACTTTGCTGTCATCAACTTCAGTTGGAGTAAACAAGGGGACAAATTCTGTTAATGGACAGATTCAGGTTTCTGGAAACACTTTATTGTCTAAAATAAGTAACAGCTTTGGCGGAAATTCACAGGTTAATGGAAGTACAAGCTTAAATAATCCTGTAAGCAATGGATTTGACAGGGCAATTCAGATTGCAGGAAACAATTCAGGACTTAAGGATATTAAGAATACGGGAAGAATAAGCGTAACCCCTATTCTGACAAGTGCAATGTTTACAGCAAATATGAATCCGTCTTCAAGATACCTTATGGAAACAAGAAGCAGATACATAAGTCTTGGGCAATATTTTGGAAGCGACTACTTCACTTCAAGAGTTGGCTATTCTGAAATATGGGACAGAACAAGACGGCTTGGAGATGCATATTATGAAAACCAGTTATTAACTAGATCATTAGGTGAAAAGCTGGGAACTGCATTCATAAATGGAAAATCTAATCAGGAATTAGTCAAGTCAATGATAGACAATGCCGCAACTGAAGGTGCAAGGCTTGGACTTACAGTGGGGCAGGAACTGACTCAGGAACAGATAAATAACCTGAATAAGGATATTGTATGGTATGTAACTAAGGAAGTGAATGGTATTGAAGTTCTTGCTCCGCAAGTTTATTTAAGCAAAAATACACGTTCATCAATTAGTGACGACACTAGAAATAGAGTTGGCGGAATTAATGGAACATATATTGAAACTAATAATTTTGTCAATAATGGTACGAAATATGGTAATGGCGGAATGACAGTTGTTAAGGCCAATACTGTAAGAAATGAAACTGCAACAAATTTACTTTCAGAAATTTCAGGTGACCAGACTTACGTAAATGCAGTTGGAAATATTGAAAATATTGGTGGACTGATAAGTGGAAGAGACTTAGTTTCTGTGGTTTCTCAAAATGGAGATGTAATTAACAGAACGACAACCAGGGAAGTTGGGTATAACAACGGGGAACTGGACAGAACAAGATTTACTGATGTTGTATCCGTAGCTGAAATATCTTCTAAAAATGGGCCAGCATATATTCAAGGAAAAAATTATACTTCAGAAGGGGCTGTAACTGCTGGAAATACAGTAAGAATAGATGCCAGTGAAAATGTAAATATCAATGCTTTAAAATTAACTGGTGAACAGAAATTTGGCAGAAACAATGACAATTATGGAAGCTACAGCTTTGTAAACCATCTACAGTCAGCTGTAAATGGAACTGATGGAGTTATGATAACGTCAGGAAAAGATACAAATATTTCAGGAAGTCAGGTGGCTTCGCTTGGAAATGTAAATATTAATGCACAAAATATTAATATTACAAATGTTGTTAATAATGAGTCAATAGAATCAAAACGTGTTAATTCAGGATTTATAAGCACTGAAACAAAAGCTAATAGTGCTTACATTGAAAGTAATCAAGGCTCTCGAATTTTTGGAAACAATGTAATATTGGACTCTAAGAAAGATACTAATGTTATTGCTTCAGATATAATGGCAAACAGAGATGAATTTGGAAATGGTGGAAACATACTGATAACCGCAGGAGATAATGTGAATATTTTAAGCGACACTGTTTCACAGTCAAGCAGTTCAACAACATCAAAGACAAAAAGTATAGGTTCAAGCAAGGGAAGAGCTGATGGAATGGCACAGGTTATTCAAAATTCATCACGCCTTTCTGCAAATGGTGGAAATATAGTTGTCAAATCAGGAAAAGACACCTTGATTGGTGCAAGTGAGCTGCAGTCAACAGAAAGCATAGGGCTGGTGGCTGGTAGAAATGTTCTGGTTACAGGATTTGATGAAAAATATGGAGAAAGTTCGTCCAAATATAAAGGCGGAATGTTCAGGGGCGGACATTTATACAAGAGCAATTCTGAAAGTGAAAAGAATCAGAACATTACAAACAAGGAAAGTGTACTAAAGGCTGGAAAGGATATTGTTGTCAAGGGAGAAAACATTGGAATTATCGGTTCAGACTTTGATGCTGGAAAGGATATAAATGTGGATGCCAAGAACGGAATTATTGTCAAGTCAAGAAATGAAGTCTACAGCAGCGAAAATCAGAAAAATGAGACAAAGTTAGGATTTTTCGCCAAAGGGCATAACCTGTCATTTGAGGCCGGAATAGAAGACAAATCAAAATCTGACGCTTCAGCAACTAAGCAGATAAGACCTGATGAAAGCACATTAGTCGCAAATGGAAATATCAATCTGAAAAGTGGAGAAAATATCTACTTTGAGGGGATGCCGCAAGCGGACGGGACATCAGCCTTGACTCCAAGAACATATTTATTGCGGACTCTGAAGGGAGAGTTGAATATACGAATGAGAGCAAGGAGACAAGGGTTTCATTTGGAATTGATATGA
- a CDS encoding hemagglutinin repeat-containing protein produces the protein MNFNNLNDTFNSLAKVYLLRPENLKHLGIKDLRKMKLVKEAWGAGKVVAHLDDVVDFTGDLLSGKSLFESIEGNEKTLNRINLLGSGLQGGSGKAGIYLKASMNASENRGSNETIERTSLTAGGNINLKGDDSITIRGTDIKGFNDINIETKNLDIQASKSSMNSKNASFGLSGEINVLDPSLSLSGNISRGKTEGYTYNNTTIDAGNKLHINIENGAIKGANISGNDVDVNVKGNLEIASLQDYEKTSQRSVGGTVGNVTGNARSYSGQIGIINGTKNWVGEQTSIIGKNSIKVDVGNKLTLTGSKISNEENGVDKGNLLVKAKKIEVSDTISNDDLHRFGTNVTFNERAEGDRTEFVLRKKEKLMKLMI, from the coding sequence ATGAACTTTAATAATTTAAATGATACTTTTAATTCATTAGCAAAAGTTTATCTTCTTAGACCAGAAAATTTAAAACATTTAGGTATTAAAGATTTAAGAAAAATGAAACTTGTAAAAGAAGCTTGGGGAGCAGGAAAGGTAGTTGCTCACTTGGATGATGTAGTTGATTTTACAGGAGATTTATTATCAGGTAAAAGTTTATTTGAAAGTATCGAAGGAAACGAGAAAACATTAAATCGTATAAATCTTTTAGGGTCTGGACTACAAGGTGGAAGTGGAAAAGCAGGAATTTACTTAAAAGCTTCAATGAACGCTTCTGAAAATAGGGGAAGTAATGAAACTATTGAAAGAACTAGCCTGACAGCAGGTGGAAATATAAATCTAAAAGGTGATGACAGCATAACAATCAGAGGAACTGATATTAAAGGATTTAATGATATCAATATTGAAACAAAGAATCTTGACATTCAGGCTTCCAAATCATCTATGAACAGTAAAAATGCTTCATTTGGATTATCAGGAGAAATCAATGTGCTTGATCCAAGTTTATCTCTTTCAGGAAATATAAGCAGAGGAAAAACTGAAGGATATACGTATAACAATACAACCATTGACGCAGGAAATAAATTGCATATTAACATAGAAAATGGAGCGATAAAAGGTGCAAATATTTCTGGAAACGATGTAGATGTAAATGTTAAAGGAAATTTAGAGATTGCAAGTTTACAGGATTATGAGAAGACAAGTCAAAGAAGTGTTGGTGGAACAGTTGGAAATGTAACCGGAAACGCAAGATCCTACAGCGGACAAATTGGAATAATTAACGGAACTAAGAACTGGGTAGGAGAGCAGACTTCAATCATTGGAAAAAATAGCATAAAAGTCGATGTTGGGAACAAATTAACATTAACAGGTTCTAAGATTTCAAATGAAGAAAATGGTGTTGATAAAGGAAATCTTCTTGTAAAAGCCAAAAAAATTGAAGTAAGCGATACCATAAGCAATGATGATCTGCATAGATTTGGAACAAATGTAACATTTAATGAACGAGCAGAAGGAGATAGAACAGAATTTGTTCTAAGGAAAAAAGAGAAGTTAATGAAATTAATGATTTAA
- a CDS encoding replication/maintenance protein RepL, with the protein MEKTTRRKMKIVGKQTYINQETGEMNEVQVIDIEERDANFHKIWLSHILNSIDLIGNQKTKLAFWILDNIDSENQLIMTQRKIAKNSGISLYTVSETLKVLMDSNFLQKINSGAYRVNPNVLWKGGKSARMNVLFKYHQNEKADKEK; encoded by the coding sequence ATGGAAAAAACTACAAGAAGAAAAATGAAAATTGTTGGAAAACAGACTTATATTAATCAAGAAACTGGGGAAATGAATGAAGTTCAGGTCATAGATATTGAGGAAAGGGATGCAAATTTTCATAAAATATGGCTTTCTCATATTTTAAATTCAATAGACTTAATTGGAAATCAGAAAACGAAACTTGCATTCTGGATTTTAGACAACATCGATTCTGAAAATCAACTAATCATGACTCAAAGAAAAATTGCTAAGAATAGCGGGATTTCACTATATACAGTAAGTGAAACTTTAAAAGTTTTAATGGATTCTAATTTTTTACAGAAAATAAACAGCGGAGCTTACAGAGTTAATCCCAATGTCCTTTGGAAAGGCGGAAAGTCTGCAAGAATGAATGTGCTATTTAAGTATCATCAAAATGAAAAAGCTGATAAAGAAAAATAA
- a CDS encoding replication/maintenance protein RepL — MAKTTRRKMKIVGKQAYIDQETGEMNEVQVIDIEERDANFHKIWLSHILNSIDLIGNQKTKLAFWILDNIDSENQLIMTQRKIAKNSGISLYTVSETLKVLMDSNFLQKINSGAYRVNPNVLWKGGKSARMNILFKYHQNEKTDKKG; from the coding sequence ATGGCAAAAACTACGAGACGAAAAATGAAAATTGTTGGAAAACAGGCTTATATTGATCAAGAAACTGGGGAAATGAATGAAGTTCAGGTTATTGATATTGAAGAAAGAGATGCAAATTTTCATAAAATATGGCTTTCTCATATTTTAAATTCAATAGATTTAATTGGGAATCAGAAAACAAAACTTGCATTTTGGATTTTAGATAACATTGATTCTGAAAATCAATTAATCATGACTCAGAGAAAGATTGCTAAGAATAGTGGGATTTCACTATATACAGTAAGTGAAACTTTAAAAGTTTTAATGGATTCTAATTTTTTACAGAAAATAAATAGCGGAGCTTACAGAGTTAATCCAAATGTTCTATGGAAAGGTGGAAAATCTGCAAGGATGAACATACTGTTTAAATATCATCAGAATGAGAAAACCGACAAAAAGGGATAA
- a CDS encoding recombinase family protein — protein MKFGYARVSTAKQDLTRQVMALGKYGCDEVYSDVQSGKNMKRAELQKILSKIRENDTFVVTDIDRLGRNFTEVTELYTKLKDMKVNIAVINQELLNHNVNDRKDEIVNVVVIPLLIYLAERERSTLIERINDGIKNMPVGKSGKRYSRKTGNVIGRPVKVLKLSKEEQDMLKRVRKRK, from the coding sequence ATGAAATTTGGATATGCAAGAGTAAGTACGGCAAAGCAGGATTTGACAAGGCAGGTAATGGCACTTGGAAAATATGGCTGTGATGAAGTCTACAGTGATGTACAAAGCGGAAAAAATATGAAACGGGCCGAGTTGCAAAAAATTTTGTCAAAAATTCGGGAAAATGATACGTTTGTTGTTACAGATATTGACAGGCTTGGGCGTAATTTTACGGAAGTTACTGAGCTTTATACAAAGCTTAAGGATATGAAGGTTAATATTGCTGTAATCAATCAGGAGCTTTTAAACCATAATGTGAATGACAGGAAGGATGAAATTGTAAATGTTGTTGTGATTCCGCTTCTCATATATCTGGCTGAAAGGGAACGAAGCACCTTGATTGAAAGAATAAATGACGGAATCAAGAATATGCCGGTCGGAAAGTCTGGGAAGAGATACAGCAGGAAAACTGGAAACGTCATTGGGCGGCCAGTTAAAGTCTTAAAGCTTTCAAAAGAGGAGCAGGATATGCTAAAGCGGGTAAGAAAAAGGAAATAA
- a CDS encoding replication initiation protein encodes MGNEIVKYDNDFNNQALRKFTSEELNLLMTIFHKLRDQSINILEYSFYDLKRLINLEKNMTTREFANTIMNVNKKLLALNYTYRVKNIIIQMAIFKTFRIDLDNQKLIISLNEDFRFLLNDFNREWTRFELEEFVTLKSSYTKEFYRRMKQFKKTGFWKCSIEEFRNLLDIPEKYRITDIDAWVLKPIQKELGERYNLEIIKKYGFSGGRGEAGLLDLSSDSLLREKRIL; translated from the coding sequence ATGGGAAATGAAATTGTAAAATATGATAATGATTTTAATAATCAGGCATTAAGGAAATTTACTTCTGAAGAATTAAACTTGTTAATGACAATTTTTCATAAATTAAGAGACCAAAGTATAAATATTCTTGAATATTCATTTTATGATTTAAAAAGATTGATTAATTTAGAAAAAAATATGACAACAAGAGAATTTGCAAATACAATAATGAATGTTAATAAAAAGTTGCTTGCATTAAATTACACTTATAGAGTGAAAAATATAATTATTCAAATGGCAATTTTTAAAACTTTTAGAATAGATTTAGATAATCAAAAATTAATAATTTCTTTAAATGAAGATTTTAGATTTTTACTTAACGATTTTAATAGAGAATGGACAAGATTCGAGTTAGAAGAGTTTGTAACTTTAAAATCAAGCTATACGAAAGAATTTTATCGTCGAATGAAACAGTTTAAAAAAACGGGATTTTGGAAATGCAGCATTGAAGAATTTAGAAATTTGCTTGATATTCCTGAAAAGTACAGGATTACTGATATAGATGCCTGGGTTTTAAAACCGATTCAAAAAGAATTAGGAGAAAGATATAATTTAGAAATTATTAAAAAATATGGATTTTCTGGCGGACGAGGAGAAGCAGGGTTGTTGGATTTGAGTTCAGATTCTCTCCTGAGAGAAAAGAGGATATTGTGA
- a CDS encoding POTRA domain-containing protein, with protein MFCKKILIFCTFLLANLVFSAPVNEANRIIDIQQRHLEQERIRQQQEKLQKELENTKFDNSQIKIDNDFKSNDNDLNKFLINAINLKDDDKLLSKREKNRIIQKYLYLELNSTDIKKLLTDLTNKLISKGYTTSAVKFDKNNDLTTGTLNLEIVAGRIEDIRINSGNGLDRYKEFFMFPKNRGKFLISGTLIQPLTTLIQSMPTI; from the coding sequence ATGTTTTGTAAAAAGATATTAATTTTTTGTACATTTCTTCTCGCTAATCTTGTTTTTTCTGCTCCAGTCAATGAAGCTAACAGAATTATTGATATTCAGCAGAGACACCTTGAACAGGAGAGAATTAGGCAACAACAGGAAAAGCTGCAGAAAGAACTTGAAAACACAAAGTTTGATAATTCCCAAATAAAAATTGATAATGATTTTAAAAGCAATGACAATGACCTTAACAAATTTTTAATTAATGCTATTAACTTAAAAGATGATGATAAACTTCTATCTAAAAGGGAAAAGAACAGAATTATTCAAAAATATCTTTATCTTGAACTGAATTCCACCGACATAAAAAAACTTCTTACTGATCTTACTAACAAATTAATTTCTAAAGGATATACTACCTCTGCCGTAAAATTTGATAAAAATAATGACCTAACTACTGGAACTTTAAATTTGGAAATCGTTGCCGGGAGAATTGAGGATATTAGAATAAATTCCGGCAATGGGCTTGACAGGTACAAGGAATTCTTCATGTTCCCTAAAAACAGGGGAAAGTTTTTAATATCAGGGACATTGATACAGCCACTGACAACTTTAATTCAATCAATGCCAACAATATGA
- a CDS encoding ShlB/FhaC/HecB family hemolysin secretion/activation protein, whose amino-acid sequence MDTATDNFNSINANNMTMEVLPGRKENYSRIEVKNRLKNKYTVGILANNYGDSKQNGIWRKGINLNIDSPLGIGDNFYFTYMTVPKKDPNRSWKKTVEQLQPGEILPIGPTGYDPLKGDTLPYKRRLDMFNFGYAMKFRTYTLKLNSVKVFRKAAFIQQIQYTICIQVATLCLLI is encoded by the coding sequence ATTGATACAGCCACTGACAACTTTAATTCAATCAATGCCAACAATATGACTATGGAAGTTCTTCCGGGAAGAAAGGAAAACTATTCAAGAATTGAAGTAAAAAATAGATTAAAGAATAAATATACTGTCGGAATCTTAGCTAACAACTATGGGGACAGCAAGCAGAATGGAATTTGGAGAAAAGGAATAAATCTTAATATTGACAGTCCGCTTGGAATCGGCGACAACTTCTATTTCACATATATGACCGTTCCTAAAAAAGACCCCAACAGAAGCTGGAAAAAGACGGTTGAACAGTTACAGCCGGGAGAAATTTTACCAATCGGGCCGACTGGATATGATCCTTTAAAAGGAGACACATTGCCATATAAAAGACGGCTTGACATGTTTAATTTTGGATATGCGATGAAATTCAGGACATATACTTTAAAACTTAATTCAGTAAAAGTATTCAGGAAAGCAGCTTTTATTCAGCAAATACAGTATACGATATGTATTCAAGTAGCCACACTTTGTCTGCTGATTTAG
- a CDS encoding filamentous hemagglutinin N-terminal domain-containing protein: protein MRERSKILHKLTAALLLNVFSFNILADGLQVDPNSRYNTSLDRSQNGVPVVNISTPNGRGVSINEFLEYNVGREGQVLNNADNIGRSHLAGIINANPNLGPNQAANLILLQVNGANRSQIEGYIEALSRQKVNVILSNENGIYLNGAGTINIKNFIPTTGRVKLKDGDVIGIDVEKGRVVIGANGFDATNTDYVNVIAKAMELQGNLVGNKVDVTLGENTVDSSGTVTSKNGINSVAIDASNLGSMYAGQIKIVSTDKGQE from the coding sequence ATGAGAGAAAGAAGTAAGATATTACACAAATTAACTGCGGCACTGCTGCTAAACGTGTTCAGCTTTAATATTCTTGCCGACGGCCTTCAGGTTGATCCTAACTCAAGATACAACACAAGCCTTGACAGATCCCAGAATGGTGTGCCTGTCGTTAATATTTCCACTCCGAATGGCCGTGGTGTAAGTATTAACGAGTTTTTGGAGTACAATGTCGGACGTGAAGGGCAAGTCTTAAACAATGCAGATAACATTGGAAGAAGCCATCTTGCCGGTATTATTAACGCAAATCCTAATCTTGGGCCAAATCAGGCGGCAAATCTAATTTTATTGCAGGTCAATGGGGCAAACCGATCGCAGATTGAGGGATACATCGAGGCTCTCAGCAGACAAAAGGTGAATGTAATCTTAAGCAATGAAAATGGAATATATTTAAACGGCGCAGGGACAATCAATATTAAGAACTTTATTCCTACAACTGGAAGAGTTAAGCTGAAGGACGGGGATGTAATCGGAATTGACGTCGAAAAGGGAAGAGTTGTTATTGGGGCTAATGGCTTTGATGCGACTAATACCGATTATGTAAACGTTATTGCAAAGGCTATGGAGTTGCAGGGAAATCTTGTTGGGAATAAGGTTGATGTAACTCTGGGAGAAAATACTGTTGACTCTAGCGGAACTGTAACTTCAAAAAACGGAATAAATTCAGTCGCAATTGATGCGAGCAATCTTGGATCAATGTACGCTGGACAGATAAAGATAGTAAGTACGGACAAGGGGCAGGAGTAA